In bacterium, the genomic window CAAAGGACCGGCGATCGAAGCAAGCGGGATATTCGCCACCATGTTCCCCCGCTTCCTGGCGCGGAAATTCGGCAATGCGTTTAGCCGGGCGGCTCAAAAGATATTTTACAAAATGTCAGTGGTTGACGACGCCATGACCGCGGTCAAGGTCGGGGTACGCGACCGAGGCGTCACGTCAATGCACGATGCCACCGAATGCGGAATCTGGGGCGGAATATACGAAGTCGCTCAGGCCGCCGGTGTCGGTGCAAGAGTTGAAAAGGAAAAGATCGTCATGGAAGCAGGCGTGGAACGCATCTGCGAACTTTTCAACATCGATCCTTTCTCGTCGATCAGTGAGGGTACGCTGATCATAACCTGCCGCGAACGATATGCGGCTGCGGTCGTCGCCAAGTTGGCGGCCAGGAAGATCAAATCCTCGATCGTCGGTGAACTCACACCCAAAAAGTCAGGCCTGATCCTGGCTGAGAACGGACGCGAGAAAAAATTGGTGCATCCGATCGTCGATCCGTTCTGGAGCGCGTTCTATAACGCTCTGCAGCAATACCGCAACCTGGAAACCGTCTAGATCAGCCGGTTTTACTTACCAGTTGATATACCAGTTAAGACCGACCGTCGTCATTTCCACGCCGATGCCCTGGTTTGAGCTTAGATAACGGTAATTGCAGTCGATCGAGATCGCCTTTCCGAGGTATAAAGAGACGCCGGCGAAACCCGATCCGAAAGTGCGGGCGGTTGCCGTTTCAATGTATTCGATCATCCGGTTTGATTGCAGCGCAGTATTGACATCCAGGTCGTCGTTATATAGAACGAGCATGCCTTCCACGCCAAAAAAGGGCGCCAGAAAGAATCGTCCAATGCGCGGCTGGATGTTCAATCTCAGTCCCATGCCAATTCCCGGACCAGCATACTGCGGATTATTCAGACAAACCACAGCGGGCTCAATATAGCAATGCGGCAGTGCCTCGGCCTGAATGTGAAATTCGCCACCATAATAAATACCGGGCAGCTGCGCTATGGTCAATGTCTGGTAATCGCAGGACTGCTGTCCCGAAACACTAGCCCCGATGCCTAGTCTTCCGGCAAAAGCAACGGAGGCGATGACACCGACTACTATTATTATTTGTCTCATGATGATCTCCTGTCCTAATAATATGCAATTTCTATGCCTATATCTGCACACTTAAGTCTCGTAATAACATGGATAATCTGACCGCTTTATTTAATCGTATTGTACAAAAGTATAACATATGCTCTTTGTTAATAACAAATTTTGATTTAATTTCAGTGTTACTTTTCTATTGTTAGGGTATTTACATAATTTTGGATGTCATTATAAATTTTTCTTATTCTAATTTAATGACCTTTGCAATACTTCTTTTACCATTGCTGAATATTGTAATAAAATAGACTCCGCCTGGCAACTGTTTGCCAGTACCATCATCTCCGAGCCAAACAATGCTTTTATTACTTGGCTCAATTCTGAAATTCTTCACTTCTTTTCCCGTAATATCAAAAATTGCGATTTTGATGATTTCACCACCAGGTAAGGAATGCCAGTCAATCTTCAATTGCCGCGTAAATGGGTTAGGAATAGCAGAGATCCAAAACCTTTTTATTGCGCCCGGAATAATTTGTTCCTCAATCTTAGTCTCATTCTCGCCGCGTTTGTAAAAGATATCTTCAGCTCCAACCCGCTGGTCCATCCAGTCCAAATGCAGGCGGTTGCTCATGTCAGCCGCAATCCGCGGCTCAGCGGGATACAGCGCAGGAGGTTGGTATACAATGGGCATAGGCGGTATCACATAATTACCATTGGTATCAAGCTTAGTATACACAATACCCCAAGGATCCATTTGCCGAGTCCAAACCACATGCAAATATTGTAATGAATCCATTGCCATCCGGACGCCGATATTCCCCTGAAAAGGATTGAGGGTCAGCGGTCCCACTAAGATATTCCCATATTGGTCAAGTTTTAAATACTCGATCGTGATCCCCGGCTCGGTCGGATTACGGTAAACCATATGGATATTCTGGCTGTGATCCGCAATCATCGTAGGGCGACCCCCGTAACCAAAAAATTTATTGTCGATCAACACGTTACCAAACCAATCTAGCTTTGTATAGGCCAACCGGTCTGCCGGACCGCTGTCCGCACGATAAGCCAGATGAACATTGGCAAAACTGTCCACCCCGATACCAGGCCAGTAAGAAAAAACGTTCGCCGGCGACACCCGCATCCTGGCAATGATCGGATTACCCATTGAATCCAGCTTTGTGTAGCTTATTTGGTCGTAACCAGCCACATTATCGTTCCACGCCACATTGATCTCGTTGTAACGGTTCAAGACGATTTCAATGGGATAACCGCCGTTATTGCCGCTCACAGCCAGATGCGAAGGAACGATCACCGAACCGTCATGGGCCAGCCTTGCGTGCCATAGACCCCAGCCTAGTGGCGTATCATTAAGCCAGACAATCTGCAGATTATTGGATGCATCTACGGCGACGCGTGGGCCAAGCGAATACGAAGCATTGTTGGATACTGAAGTTTCCGCGAACAGGCATGCACCCAGGCTGTCACGCTTTGAAAACAATGCCTCACCGGTACCATTTACCCAGGTGGCGCTGTCCCAAACCGCCCAGACATAATGATGACCATCCACCGTAATATCCGGGTCTCCTCGATTCTTTACGTCCTCTGGTGTCAACAATATATCATCGGACCACCCGGCAGGATAAGCTGTCAATAGCATAATACTGCAAAATACCGCTAACAAACAAGAAATCATAGCATGTCGCATGAAAGCAACTCCTTTTTTTCTATGTCTATAAAGCACTTATAGGCTCCTTATATTCATAATTGTACTTAACCCATAAATAACCGGACATTTCTTGCTTAGATAATAACCTAAATGATATCATCGATACTTGATTAACCTGTTTACCACTAGACCGACTAACTGCTGCGGAATACGCGAAATTCGCATTGATGAATAATCGGGAAATGCTGATTATTAAAAAAGATCTTGTCTTGTAATTGTCTGAAATTATTTTAAGCATATAATGATTTATATACATAGTTTTATTATAATATTTTGTCGTTGTTTGTCAAGAGTCGGTGTGAATGAACTATTTCGCCCTGTTTAATCATAATAATTACGATGGAGGCTGTGCTCGTATGTCGTCTTTTTAACAAATATCCGTACAACTACAGACTTTGCATACATTAATATACTTGTTGACTTCTGTATTATTTTATATATAATTAACGTCTATGTTGACAAAAAAAAGGCTACAAATTGGTTAAATGGCAACTGGTTAAACGGTTAAAATATTTTATATATTAAACAGGAGATAAATGGATCCAATAGCTAATATGCTGACCATAATAAGAAATGGCTGCCGCACGAGCAAGATGGAAGTGACTGTCCCCTACTCGCGGATAAAGGCCGAGATCTTGAGGATCTTGCTGGAAGAGGGTTTTATTAATAATTTCAGCCTGGATTCCGAGAAGAAGCCGAAAAAAATATCGATCATGCTCAAGTATTCAAAAGACGGCGAGTCGGTCATCCGGAACTTGACCAGGATATCTAAGTGTTCCCGGCGAGTCTACGTGCCAAAGAATGAAGTTCCAAAAGTCCTTGGCGGGCTCGGCATCGCTATCCTGACGACGCCTAAAGGCATCCTCAGCGACCGCGAAGCACGCCAGCAGAAGGTCGGCGGCGAAGTGCTCGCTTACATATATTGACCGTACAGGAGGATAAATGGCAAAAAAACGTATGCGACCGATCATCGTTCCCAAGGACATAAAGGTCGCACGCTCAGGATCATCGCTTAAGATCACCGGCCCCCTTGGCACCAACGAAGTCATTATCAGTGCCAAGACCGAGGTCGAGATCAAAGATAACCAGATCATGGTCAAGAACGTCGACGAGAGCACGGAAGCCGCGGCACAGCAGGGTACAATCAGAACGCTCATCCTCAACGCGATCGACGGCGTTACCAAGGGATTCATGAAAACGCTTATTGTCCAGGGAACTGGATACCGCGCGCAGCTTGGCAGTGGCGGCGTGCAGCTTTTTCTCGGTTACACCAAGCCGGTGACGATCGTATTCCCGAAGGAAATCAAATGCGAACTGAGCACCGTGAAAAGCGCGGATAAAGGCGATCTGACTTATATTACGATCAAAGGCAGTAACAAACAACAGATCGGTGACCTGGCGGCAGAGATCAGGGCTACCCGCGTTCCCGACCCCTACAAGCACAAAGGCGTGAGGTATGCCGACGAAGTATTGAGGAAAAAAGTCGGTAAACGGGCCGTCGTGCAGGCATAACATGGGAACCGGACAAGGAGTAAAAGCATTATGAAGCTGATGGGCAGGTATAAAAGGCACAAACGGATCCGCAAATCGGTGATCGGCACTACCAAACGGCCGCGGCTTTGCGTTTTCCGAAGCAACCGCCATATATACGCGCAGATCGTGGATGACACCAGCGGCAAGGTGCTGTTTGGTTATTCTACCCAGAACGACAAGAATATAATAAAAATGAAAAAAATGGCCGCCGCGCTGGAGGTTGGCAAGGGTCTTGCCAAACTGGCGCTGGAAAAAGGCATCACTGATATCGCCTTTGACCGCGGCGGTTATAAATACCACGGCCGCGTGAAGGCGCTGGCCGATGGCGCCCGTAAAGCGGGTTTGAAATTCTAACTTCCCATGAGATCGCAAGGAGGTAAATTGCCAGACATCATGTCCGAATTTATTGAAAAACTTGTCGAATTGAAAAGGGTCTCGAAAGTCGTAAAAGGCGGTAAGCGGATGAAACTGTACGCCTGCGTTGTGGCGGGCGACGGCAACGGAAGCGTGGGTATCGGTCATGCTAAATCGGCAGAAGTGGCGCCGGCGATCAAAAGAGCGACGGAAATAGCCAAGAAGAGCATGGTCAAGGTCGCTGTCCACGAGGGAACTATCCTGCATCAGGTGCTGGGAAAATTCTCAGCCAGCAAAGTGATCTTGAAACCGGCATTGCCGGGCAGCGGGATCATCGCTTCGAATGCGGTCCGTGCGGTCTGCGAAGCTGCCGGCATAAGAAATATCCTGTCCAAGGCGCTGGGTTCCAGGAACTCGACCAATCTTGCGATGGCCACGATCATGGGATTGAAGTCGATAAGGACCGCTGCGGCCGTGGCGGAAATGCGAAACAAACCATTGGAATATTTTATCAGGAAAAGACATGAAAAAGATCAAAGTGACACTGAAAAAAAGCCCGATTGACAAGATCTTAAGGCATAAATTGACGCTCAAAGCCCTGGGATTGACACGGATCGGCAAGAGTCGTGTTTACACGGACAGCCCGGCGCTGCGCGGGATGCTTAACCAGGTAAGCTACATGCTGCTCATCGAAGAAAACGCGGATACGACACCTGAGGCCAAACCAAAAGCGCGCAAGGAGAAAGGCGACCATGAAGCTAAATGAAATTAAACCGCGAAAGGGTACGACGCATAAGAACAAACGCGTGGGATGCGGTCCGGGTTCTGGCCATGGAAAAACATCGACCCACGGACATAAGGGACACAAAGCCAGATCAGGTTACCGGGTGAAAATGGGATTTGAGGGCGGCCAGACGCCGTTGATCAGAAGACTCCCCAAACGGGGCTTTTTCAATATCTCAAAGATTGTTTATGAGGTCGTGAATCTATCCCGGCTCAACGGTTTTGACGCGAATGCCGAGGTCACGCCGGAAACCCTCAAACAAAAGGGCATTATCAAGGGTAAATCAAAGCTAAAGATATTGAGCCAGGGCGAGCTCTCCAAACCCCTTATCATCAAAGCTCACAGTTTCTCCAAGAAAGCGCTCGAGAAGATTGCCGGCGCGGGCGGACGGACCGAGAAAATCGCATGAACCAGGCGATCTCATCTTTCCAAAACATCTTCCGCGTTCCCGATCTCAAAAAGAAACTGGGATTCACGTTCCTGGCGGTCGCCATATACCGTCTGGGCGCACACCTCCCCCTGCCGGGCATTAATGCCCAGGCCCTGGGCATGCTGATGCAGCAGCTCAAACAGCAGGGTTCGGCTTTTGGCATGATGGATATCTTCGTGGGCGGCGCCCTGTCACGGGCAGCGATCCTGTTCCTCGGAGTCATGCCGTATATCTCGGCGTCCATTATTTTCCAGCTGCTCGGTTCGGTATTCCCCCAGGTTGAAAAATTACAGCGGGACCAGGCTGGACGCCGGAAAATAACCCAGTATACGCGGTACCTCACCGTCGCGCTCGCGCTGTTCCAGGCGTACGGCATTTCCTTTTATCTTGAAAGCCAGAAATTCACCGGCGCAGCCGGCATCATCCAGATCGTCTACACTCCGGGTTGGGCCTTCCGTTTAACCGCCATGCTCACGCTGACCTGCGGCGCCATCTTTGCCATGTGGATCGGCGAGCAGATCACGGAGAAAGGCATTGGCAATGGTATTTCGTTCATCATCTTCATCGGGTGTCTCGAGGAGTACCCGAGTTATTTCTTCAGGACCATTCAGATGGTCCTGACCCAGGGGCTGTCGATCATCAACCTAATACTGGTGCTCGTCATAATGGTATTTATCGTCGCCGCGGTCATTGTCATGACCCAGGCGGTGCGAAAGATCCCGGTCCAGTACCCAAAGCGCATTGTCGGCCGGCGCATGTATGGGGGCCAATCCACCTTCCTGCCGATACGCGTCAATACTGCTGGTGTGATCCCCATTATTTTCGCGCAATCGCTGGTCGTTTTTCCCAGTACTGTTGCCGCCTATGTTCCCGCCCTGAAACAGCTCACCACGTCGTTCCGGCCCGGATTCTGGGGTTATGACATCATATTCTTCGCCCTGATCGTGTTCTTTACGTACTTTTACACATCGATCGTTTTCAACCCTGTGGAACTGGCGGACAATATGAAGCGTTACGGCGGTTTCATCCCCGGCATCAGACCTGGGCCCAAGACTGCGGAATATGTCGACACCGTGCTCTCGCGGGTCACGATGCCCGGAGCCCTGTTCCTCGGTTTTATCGCCCTGGTGCCCTGGTATCTCATCAATTTCCTTAACATCCCGTTCTATTTCGGCGGCACCACCCTGCTGATCATCGTCGGCGTCGCCCTGGACACGCTGCAGCAGATCGAATCGCAGCTGATGATGTACCATTACGAAGGATTCATGAAGAAAGGAAAGATCCGGGGCCGTAGATGATGTTCGTGCTGTTCGGTCCCCCGGGTGTCGGTAAAGGAACCCAGGCCGACCTGCTGACCAAGAACTTCAATCTGATCCGTTTCTCCATGGGTGACACGCTGCGCGATGAAGTAAGCCTTAACACATCGATCGGTTCCCGCGTGAAACGCTATCTCGACCAGGGTACTCTCGCGCCCGACGACCTAATATTCGAGATCGTCGAGGACTTTCTGCGCGAACACCGCAACGAAGGCGTCCTGTTCGATGGTTATCCCCGAAATTTGAACCAAGCGCAGAACCTTGAGAAATCGCTGGCCCAGCTTGAACTGTCCATTACCGCCGCCATCGAACTGTCGCTCAATAACGACGAGATCATCAAGCGCATGACCAGTCGCCGCTTCTGCACGAACTGTGGTCGCATCTATAACCTGCTCACCAACCCACCCGCCCGGGAAGGAGTCTGTGATATCTGCCATGGCCAGCTCGTAAAAAGATCGGACGATGAAGTCGATATCATAAACCGGCGGTTCCAGATCTATGAAGAACAAACCAAACCCCTTGTTGACTACTATAAAACTTTAAGCGTGTACAAGCGCATCGAGGCCTCCGGGTCACCGCAGGACGTCAACGCCAAGATAGCAGCGGTCATCAATGCCGGTATTAAATGACACGGCGATCAAAAATATTACCGTTGCCGGTAGTATCATCTATGAGATCTTTTCGATCGTTGACGGTATGAACCTTAAGGGCACAACGACATTGGCCTTGAATGACCGTATTGACGAGATCATCCGCGAGCATAACGCCATTCCGACCTTTCTGAACTACCGCGGGTTCCCAAAAAGCTGCTGCATTTCCTTGAACAACGAGGTCGTGCACGGGATCCCGGATGAGCGGACGATCCGGGATGGCGACCTGGTAAAGGTCGATATCGGCGTCACCTACAAAGGGTACATCGCCGATGCAGCCAGGACTTTCCCCGTGGGTAAGGTGGATCCGGCAGCGCTCGCACTTATTCGGGTAACAAGACAAGCGCTCGCAAACGGCATCGCCTCGGCTCAGGCCGGTCACCGGATCGCGGACATATCACGGGCGGTCCAGAAGACGGCTGAGGCCGGCGGTTTCAGCGTGGTCCGTGAATTGACCGGGCATGGGGTCGGAGAAAATCTCCACGAGGAACCCATGATCCCTAACTATTTATGCGAGGGTTCTAGCCCGCCCATAAAAAAGGGAATGGCGCTGGCGATCGAACCAATGATAAATGCAGGCGGATACGATGTGGTTACGGCGGCGAACGGCTGGACGATCATCACGAAGGATAATTCTTTGTCCTGTCACTATGAAGATACCATCGTTGTTCTTGAGCACGGCAATCTCAACGTGACGCGGGTATTGGAGAACTAGCAATGGCAAGAAAAGACCTGATCCAGACGGAAGGCACGATTATCGAAACATTGCCCAATGCCATGTTCCGGGTCGAGCTTGATAATGGGCACAAAGTTCTGGCACACGTTTCCGGCAAGATGAGGATGAGCTACATCAAGATCTTACCCGGTGACCGCGTGCTCCTAGAATTGTCTCCCTATGACCTGTCACGTGGCAGGATCGTCTGGCGCTATAAATAGTATTATATTGGGCATGCAGAAAGGTCTTGATTTTTCGGTAATATTATGTATAATAAGTGTTTAAGGAGAAAAAGTGAAAGTTAAAGCTTCGATAAAAAAAAGATGCTCCGCATGTCGGATCATTAAAAGAAAAGGTGTCGTGATGGTCATCTGCAAGAACCCGCGGCACAAGCAGCGTCAGGGATAAAGGAGGTCTATGCCCAGGATTGCAGGTGTTGATCTGCCGATGAACAAACGCATTGAGCATGGTTTGACCGCGATTTATGGCATCGGTTTGCCGACGGCCAAGAAAATAGTCACCAATTGCGGTCTCGATCCTTTAAAGAAAATAAAGGACTTGACCGAAGAAGAAGTTACCAAGATCAGGAAGCTGATCGAATCCGATTACAAGGTTGAGGGAGCACGGCGAGCCGATATCGCCGCTGATATCAAAAGGCTTATCGATATTGGTTCTTACCGTGGTCACAGACATAAGATTGGATTGCCGGTTAGAGGACAGCGTACACGCACGAACGCCCGGACCAGGAAAGGCAAACGTAAGACTGTGGCTGTGATCAAGGCGACAACAACGGAGAAAAAATGATAAAAAAGAAGATCGTTAGACATAAGAAAGGCGTACGCGCCGAACAAATGGGGATCGCTAATATCTTCGCCAGTTTCAATAATACGATCGTGTCGCTCTGCGATTTTAAAGGGAACGTCCTGTGCTGGTCCAGCGCCGGCCGTCTGGGGTTCAAAGGTACGAAAAAAGGCACCGCGTATGCGGCACAGCAGTCAGCTACGACCGTGGGCAAAGAAGCGCTCGCGATGGGTGTCAAGAAGATCGAGGTCCGGGTTAAGGGTCCCGGTCCTGGTCGCGAGGCCGCGATCAGGACGCTTCAGACCGTCGGGTTGACGATAACGACGATCAAAGACGTCACGCCGCTACCTCACAATGGCTGCCGCCCACCCCGTCGAAGGAGAGTCTAACCGTGGCCCGCTACATTGGTCCTAAATGCAAGATCTGCCGCCGTGAGAGCGAGAAACTTTTTCTGCGCGGCAGCCGGTGTTATACGGATAAGTGTGCTTTTACGCGCCGTGGTTATCCTCCGGGCACTCATGGCAAGGTCGGCCGGAGAAAACTTACTTCCTATGCGATCCAGTTGCGGGAGAAACAAAAAGTGAAATCAATGTACGGTCTGCTGGAAGCCCAGTTCCGCAAGACGTTCGCGGAGGCGGTAAAACAGGCCGGTTCGCCGGGCGAGAACCTTCTGGTCGCCCTTGAGCGGAGGATCGACAATACGATCTACCAGGTCGGGATCGCATCGTCAAGGACCCAGGCACGCCAGCTTGTCAGGCATGGTCACATATTAGTCGATGGCAAGAAAACAAGCATTCCGTCGTACCAGGTGAAAGTGAACCAGACGATCTCGGTATCGGAGCCGCTGAAGAAAAATCCGTTCGTCAAAAGGTCCCTTGAGGAACGCGATCCGGAAAAGATCGTGGGCTGGCTGAAACTGAACAAAGAGAATATCACCGCGACCGTTGTACGATTGCCAAAACGCGAGGATATCACTTTCCCTATTCAGGAAAATTTGATCGTGGAGCTGTTCTCTAAGTAAGGAGCACTATGACACTCAAACCGCTGGTGATGCCAAAAGGCATAGAGATTGATAAAGAAGCAACTGTCGATACGTTCGGACGGTTCACATTAAGCCCGCTGGAGCGAGGCTATGGTGTGACGCTGGGCAATGCTCTTCGAAGATTCCTGCTGTCATCAATCCAGGGCGCGGCCATAACCAAGGTACGGATCGGCGATATCCTGCAAGAATTTTCCACGGTCACGGGCGTGTATGAAGACGTGGTCGAGATCGTCCTGAACCTGAAGCGGATCCGCGTCAAACTGCTCAGCGATGAACCGACGACGTTGACCTTGAAAATAAAAGGCAAAAAAGAATACTTGGCAGAGGATTTCGAAAAAAATCCGCTCGTCATCATTACCAACCCCAAGCAGAAGATCTTGACCGTAACCGACACCAAGGTGAACCTGACCATGGAAACCACGGTCGAATTGGGCCGCGGATTCGTTCCGGCCGAGATCCTGAAGCGAGGCGACGCACCGATCGGCACGATCTTCCTGGACGCCGTGTTCTCACCGGTCCTATCCGTGAATTTCGACGTGCAAAATACCCGCGTGGGCACCCGTACCGATTACGACAACCTTATGCTTGAGATCAAAACCGACGGCACGGTCACGCCGGTAGAAGCCCTGGTCGAGGCGGCCAGTTTGCTCAAGCAGCACCTGACATACATCACCGAGCTGGGCAAGGGTTTGATGACCCTGGAAGACCCGATCCAGAAAACGTACAACGATCTTAAAACGGCGTTGAGCGAAAAGGGTCTGAACCTGCTGATCGAACCTCAATACACGACCAAGGAACAGCTTGACGCAGAACACCGGCGCATTCGCGAGATCCTCAAGCGGAGCATCGACGAACTGGAGATCTCCGTGAGAACCTCCAACTGTCTGAAAGGCCGGAATATCCAGAGCATCGGCGACCTGGTGAAGAAAACGGGCAAGGAATTGCTCACCTATGATAATTTCGGACGCAAGTCGTTGAAGGAATTGGAAAAGATCCTCGGTAAAATGGGCCTGCATTTGGAAATGGACGTCGACCGCTATCTCAAGGAAGACATTTGATCCAACCGGATCTGAAGCGATCGCCAGCAAAGGAACGGTAACGGCATGAGACATGGAAATAAAGTAAAAAAATTGGGCAGGAAGGCGGCGCACCGTTTGGCACTGTTAAAGAACCTTTGCCGCGCGCTGTTCATCCACGAAAGGATCAGAACCACACTGCAAAAGGCCAAGGAAGCACGGCGTCTTGCAGAACGCCTTATCGAATTTGCCAAGCATAACGATCTCGCGGGCAAGCGTCATGTTTATCGCTATATTCCCGATCATAAACTAGTCAAGATCATCTGCGGCGAGATCGCACCCAAGTTCGCGGAAAGAAAGGGCGGTTATACGCGCATTTATAAACTCGGACCCAGGACCGGCGACGGCGCGGAAATGGTCCTCCTTGAACTTGTCGAGCGGAGCGATGATAACGTCCTGGACCTGCGCCGCAAGCTGATCGAACGCCGGCACGGTGCCGAGGAAAAAGTGAAAAAGGAAAAGGCGAAAAAAGACAAAGAACAGCCGAAGAAAAAAGAAGAAGGCATTAAAGAAAAATCAAAACCGGACAAACACCAGAAAGAACGCGCGGATATTGACCGTAACAAAGAAAAAGAGAAAAATAAGGAAAAGGACAAAAAGAACAAGAACGACAAGACCCAAAAACAGCAACCGTTAAAGAAAAAATAAGAACTTGCGCCGAAAAAATTCATACTTTCCCCCAAACCGCCGAGCGCGATAGAATACATATAAACCGCAGACCACAGGCGAAATCCGTGGTCTATGAATAAATCTAAATCAAGTACGAAATTCTAATATCGAAATTCCAACCCCCGTTAGACAATAAACGTCTAACGGGGCAGGCAAATCCAAAATTCAAATGTTCAAAAAGTTTTGGATTTCGAGAATTAGTGCTTTGATATTGTTTAGGATTTAATATTTTTTTCAAGGTATCTCTTCCAGATCTTCTCTCGCCACCGCGTCAATGTTAAGGTTTGAACCGCCGAACCTCTTGTAGCGCCGCGCGCCGGCCATGGCGATCATCGCGCCATTGTCAGTGCAGTATTCTCTGTCGGGGACGTGGATCTGGCAGCCGGTTTCTTGTCCGAGTTTTAGTAGCTTGTTCTGCAACGTCTGGTTTGCCGAAACACCACCAACAAGGCCCACATCCTTGACCCCCAGGTCTAAAACCGCTTTTTTCGTCACCTGCACGAGTTGCGACAGCGCGGATTCCTGAAAATTGGCTGCAATATCGGCCAGCCTACTGTTCCCATACTGTTGAACGTAATAGAGAACGGCTGTCTTCAAACCGGCGTAGCTGAAATCGTATCGACCCGCCTTCGGAACCGGAAATCGGATCGCACCGAGTTGACCTTTAAGCGCGTACTTTTCAATGTAGGGACCACCCGGATACGGCAGGCCGATCAACTTAGCCACCTTGTCGAACGCCTCGCCGCAGGCGTCATCCACGGTCCGGCCGATAGTTACATAATTGAATTCTTTTTTTACCAACACCAGCTCGGTATGCCCACCGGAGACGAGCAGCACCAGATATGGATACGCCGGTCCTTTACCCCCGACGTGAAGCGTATAGATATGGCCTTCAAGGTGGTTTGTGCCGATAAACGGCTTTTTCAACGCAACCGCGAGGGCTTTGGCATACGACAATCCCACCAGCAGGGAACCCATCAGACCTGGTCCCCTGGTCACGCTGATCAAGCCGATATCCCGCAGACCGCACCCGGCGATCTCGAGGGCGACATTGACCAGCGGCACGATGACCTTGATGTGGTTCCGTGCGGCAAGTTCCGGGACCACGCCGCCATATTTTGTATGAACGATCTGGCTTGAAACGACGTTCGAGCGCACCCTGCGGTCTTCGAGGATGCCGATGGCGGTTTCATCGCACGACGTTTCAATGCCGAGCGTTATCATATCATATATTGTATCTGGAAAATATGATAAATCAACCGTGACGGAATATGAATGCGCGCCTTGACACGGGCTTTATTTTGGTTAACCTAA contains:
- the rpsD gene encoding 30S ribosomal protein S4 gives rise to the protein MARYIGPKCKICRRESEKLFLRGSRCYTDKCAFTRRGYPPGTHGKVGRRKLTSYAIQLREKQKVKSMYGLLEAQFRKTFAEAVKQAGSPGENLLVALERRIDNTIYQVGIASSRTQARQLVRHGHILVDGKKTSIPSYQVKVNQTISVSEPLKKNPFVKRSLEERDPEKIVGWLKLNKENITATVVRLPKREDITFPIQENLIVELFSK
- the rplQ gene encoding 50S ribosomal protein L17, whose amino-acid sequence is MRHGNKVKKLGRKAAHRLALLKNLCRALFIHERIRTTLQKAKEARRLAERLIEFAKHNDLAGKRHVYRYIPDHKLVKIICGEIAPKFAERKGGYTRIYKLGPRTGDGAEMVLLELVERSDDNVLDLRRKLIERRHGAEEKVKKEKAKKDKEQPKKKEEGIKEKSKPDKHQKERADIDRNKEKEKNKEKDKKNKNDKTQKQQPLKKK
- the rpsK gene encoding 30S ribosomal protein S11, which translates into the protein MIKKKIVRHKKGVRAEQMGIANIFASFNNTIVSLCDFKGNVLCWSSAGRLGFKGTKKGTAYAAQQSATTVGKEALAMGVKKIEVRVKGPGPGREAAIRTLQTVGLTITTIKDVTPLPHNGCRPPRRRRV
- a CDS encoding adenylate kinase; its protein translation is MMFVLFGPPGVGKGTQADLLTKNFNLIRFSMGDTLRDEVSLNTSIGSRVKRYLDQGTLAPDDLIFEIVEDFLREHRNEGVLFDGYPRNLNQAQNLEKSLAQLELSITAAIELSLNNDEIIKRMTSRRFCTNCGRIYNLLTNPPAREGVCDICHGQLVKRSDDEVDIINRRFQIYEEQTKPLVDYYKTLSVYKRIEASGSPQDVNAKIAAVINAGIK
- the rpmJ gene encoding 50S ribosomal protein L36, with translation MKVKASIKKRCSACRIIKRKGVVMVICKNPRHKQRQG
- the tsaD gene encoding tRNA (adenosine(37)-N6)-threonylcarbamoyltransferase complex transferase subunit TsaD; the protein is MITLGIETSCDETAIGILEDRRVRSNVVSSQIVHTKYGGVVPELAARNHIKVIVPLVNVALEIAGCGLRDIGLISVTRGPGLMGSLLVGLSYAKALAVALKKPFIGTNHLEGHIYTLHVGGKGPAYPYLVLLVSGGHTELVLVKKEFNYVTIGRTVDDACGEAFDKVAKLIGLPYPGGPYIEKYALKGQLGAIRFPVPKAGRYDFSYAGLKTAVLYYVQQYGNSRLADIAANFQESALSQLVQVTKKAVLDLGVKDVGLVGGVSANQTLQNKLLKLGQETGCQIHVPDREYCTDNGAMIAMAGARRYKRFGGSNLNIDAVAREDLEEIP
- the infA gene encoding translation initiation factor IF-1 gives rise to the protein MARKDLIQTEGTIIETLPNAMFRVELDNGHKVLAHVSGKMRMSYIKILPGDRVLLELSPYDLSRGRIVWRYK
- a CDS encoding DNA-directed RNA polymerase subunit alpha, encoding MTLKPLVMPKGIEIDKEATVDTFGRFTLSPLERGYGVTLGNALRRFLLSSIQGAAITKVRIGDILQEFSTVTGVYEDVVEIVLNLKRIRVKLLSDEPTTLTLKIKGKKEYLAEDFEKNPLVIITNPKQKILTVTDTKVNLTMETTVELGRGFVPAEILKRGDAPIGTIFLDAVFSPVLSVNFDVQNTRVGTRTDYDNLMLEIKTDGTVTPVEALVEAASLLKQHLTYITELGKGLMTLEDPIQKTYNDLKTALSEKGLNLLIEPQYTTKEQLDAEHRRIREILKRSIDELEISVRTSNCLKGRNIQSIGDLVKKTGKELLTYDNFGRKSLKELEKILGKMGLHLEMDVDRYLKEDI
- the rpsM gene encoding 30S ribosomal protein S13, coding for MPRIAGVDLPMNKRIEHGLTAIYGIGLPTAKKIVTNCGLDPLKKIKDLTEEEVTKIRKLIESDYKVEGARRADIAADIKRLIDIGSYRGHRHKIGLPVRGQRTRTNARTRKGKRKTVAVIKATTTEKK
- the map gene encoding type I methionyl aminopeptidase is translated as MPVLNDTAIKNITVAGSIIYEIFSIVDGMNLKGTTTLALNDRIDEIIREHNAIPTFLNYRGFPKSCCISLNNEVVHGIPDERTIRDGDLVKVDIGVTYKGYIADAARTFPVGKVDPAALALIRVTRQALANGIASAQAGHRIADISRAVQKTAEAGGFSVVRELTGHGVGENLHEEPMIPNYLCEGSSPPIKKGMALAIEPMINAGGYDVVTAANGWTIITKDNSLSCHYEDTIVVLEHGNLNVTRVLEN